A genomic window from Macaca mulatta isolate MMU2019108-1 chromosome 19, T2T-MMU8v2.0, whole genome shotgun sequence includes:
- the PLEKHG2 gene encoding pleckstrin homology domain-containing family G member 2 isoform X3, whose product MPEGAQGLSLSKPSPSLGCGPRGEVCDCGTVCETRTAAPAAPTMTSPRGSGSSTSLSTVGSEGDPAPGPTPACSASRPEPLPGPPIRLHLSPVGIPGSAKPSRLERVAREIVETERAYVRDLRSIVEDYLSPLLDGGVLGLSVEQVGTLFANIEDIYEFSSELLEDLENSSSAGGIAECFVQRSEDFDIYTLYCMNYPSSLALLRELSLSPPAALWLQERQAQLRHSLPLQSFLLKPVQRILKYHLLLQELGKHWAEGPGAGGREMVEEAIVSMTAVAWYINDMKRKQEHAARLQEVQRRLGGWTGPELSAFGELVLEGAFRGGGGGGPRLRGGERLLFLFSRMLLVAKRRGLEYTYKGHIFCCNLSVSESPRDPLGFKVSDLTIPKHRHLLQAKNQEEKRLWIHCLQRLFFENHPASIPAKAKQVLLENSLHCAPKSKPVPEPLTPPLGSPRPRDARSFTPGRRNTAPSPGPSVIRRGRRQSGERSPLRHAGSEGELYPSESQPAVSGSGPPEDLEDAGPPTLDPSGTSITEEILELLNQRGLRDPGPSTHDIPKFSGDSQVPGDSDTLTFQALPSRDSSEEEEEEEEEGLEMDERGPSPLHVLEGLESSSAAEMPNIPCLTKIPDVSNLPEIPSRCEIPEGPLLPSLSDISGVFEMPCLPAMPSVPDTPSLSSTPTLPCDSWLQGPLQEPVEAPATRRELFSGSNPGKLGESPSGGKAGPEEDEEGVSFPDFQPQDVTQHQGFPDELAFRSCSEIRSAWQALEQGQLARPGFPEPLLILEDSDLGGDSGSGKAGAPSSERTASRVRELARLYSERIQQMQRAETRASANAPRRRPRVLAQPQPSPCLPQEQVEPGLLPAFGHVLVCELAFPLTCAQESVPLGPAAWVQAAIPLSKQGGSPDSQGLHVSNLPKQDHPGIHVSAAILPEQGGSQHVQAPAATPLPKQECPLHLQVPALTTFPDPGHPETQVPATTPLPQHRSHVAIPAPSTAFCPEQGHCVDIHVPTTPALPKEICSDFTVSATTPVPKQEGHLDSESSTNIPLTKQGGSRDVPGPDPVCSQPILPLSLHGSSLDPQGPGDTPPPLPCHLPDLQIPGTSPLPAHGSHLDHRIPANAPLSLSQDLPDTRVPATTPLPLPQGLTDIWVQALPTSPKQGSLPDIQGPAATPPLQEPSLTDTQVQKLTPLLEQKSLTDAHDPATTPLPERGGSLDIPGLLPAPFQTTMVLSNPGGSLASHVARLESSDLTPPHSPPPSSRQLLGPNAAALSRYLAASYISQSLARRQGPGGGAPAASRGSWSSSAPTSRASSPPPQPQPPPPPARRLSYATTVNIHVGGGGRLRPAKAQVRLNHPALLASTQESMGLRRAQGAPDARFHM is encoded by the exons ATGCCAGAGGGAGCCCAAGGACTGAGCCTCTCCAAACCTAGCCCAAGCCTCGGGTGTGGCCCAAGAGGTGAAGTGTGTGACTGTGGCACCGTGTGTGAAACTCGGACAG CAGCTCCTGCAGCCCCCACCATGACCTCCCCCCGAGGTTCTGGGAGCTCCACATCCCTGAGCACAGTGGGCTCTGAGGGGGATCCAGCCCCGGGACCCACTCCAGCCTGCTCAGCCTCCAGGCCAGAGCCCCTTCCAGGGCCCCCCATCCGCCTACATCTCTCTCCGGTGGGGATCCCAGGTTCAGCCAAACCCTCAAGGCTGGAGCGTGTGGCCCGGGAGATCGTGGAGACAGAGCGGGCCTATGTCAGAGACCTCCGCAGCATTGTGGAA GACTACCTGAGCCCTCTGCTGGACGGCGGGGTCCTAGGGCTGAGCGTGGAGCAGGTGGGCACGCTGTTTGCCAACATTGAGGACATCTACGAGTTCAGCAG CGAGCTCCTGGAGGACTTGGAGAACAGCAGCAGCGCCGGGGGCATTGCCGAGTGCTTCGTGCAGAGG AGCGAGGATTTTGACATCTACACATTGTACTGCATGAACTACCCGAG CTCCCTGGCCCTGCTCCGGGAGCTGTCGTTGTCTCCACCAGCAGCGCTGTGGCTGCAGGAGCGCCAGGCCCAGCTTCGCCACTCACTGCCCCTGCAGAGCTTCCTGCTGAAACCTGTCCAGCGCATCCTCAAGTACCATCTGCTGCTGCAG GAACTAGGGAAGCACTGGGCGGAGGGCCCAGGCGCTGGGGGCCGAGAGATGGTGGAGGAAGCTATTGTGTCCATGACAGCGGTTGCCTGGTACATCAACGACATGAAGCGCAAGCAGGAGCATGCAGCGCGCCTCCAG GAAGTGCAGCGGCGGCTGGGTGGCTGGACTGGCCCGGAGCTCAGTGCTTTTGGGGAGCTGGTGCTGGAGGGCGCGTTCCGAGGAGGTGGAGGGGGCGGCCCCCGGTTACGAGGGGGTGAGCGGCTGCTCTTCCTGTTCTCTCGGATGCTCCTGGTGGCCAAGCGCAGGGGGCTGGAGTACACCTACAAAGGCCACATCTTC tGCTGCAACCTGAGCGTGAGCGAGAGTCCCCGAGACCCTCTAGGGTTCAAGGTGTCTGATCTGACCATTCCCAAGCACAGACACCTGCTGCAG GCCAAGAACCAAGAAGAGAAGAGGCTGTGGATTCACTGTCTCCAGCGCCTCTTCTTTGAGAACCACCCCGCCTCCATCCCTGCCAAG GCAAAGCAAGTTCTCCTTGAAAACAGCCTGCATT GTGCCCCCAAAAGTAAGCCTGTCCCAGAGCCCCTGACACCCCCACTTGGGTCTCCTCGACCTCGAGATGCTAGAAGTTTTACCCCTGGGCGAAGGAACACAG ctccatctcctgggcccTCTGTGATTCGCCGAGGCCGCAGGCAGTCTGGTGAGCGCTCACCCCTAAGG CATGCTGGCAGTGAAGGTGAACTCTACCCCTCAGAATCTCAGCCAGCAGTTTCAGGCTCTGGACCGCCTGAGGACCTAGAGGATGCTGGACCTCCAACACTGGACCCCTCTGGGACCTCAATCACTGAAGAAATCCTGGAACTGCTGAATCAGCGAGGCCTTCGAGATCCAGGG CCATCCACACATGACATTCCCAAGTTTTCCGGAGACTCCCAGGTGCCTGGCGACAGCGACACCCTCACATTCCAAGCCCTGCCCAGCCGGGACTCttctgaagaggaggaggaggaggaggaggaaggactgGAGATGGATGAACGGGGGCCTTCCCCACTCCATGTCCTGGAGGGGCTTGAAAGTTCCAGTGCAGCTGAAATGCCCAACATTCCCTGCCTTACCAAAATTCCTGACGTGTCCAACCTTCCTGAAATTCCCAGCCGCTGTGAAATTCCCGAAGGTCCCCTCCTTCCTAGTCTCTCTGACATTTCTGGTGTTTTTGAGATGCCCTGCCTTCCAGCCATGCCTAGTGTCCCCGACACCCCCAGTCTTTCTAGCACTCCCACCCTCCCCTGTGACTCCTGGCTCCAGGGGCCTCTGCAGGAACCAGTTGAGGCTCCAGCCACCAGGAGAGAACTGTTCTCTGGAAGCAATCCTGGGAAACTGGGAGAGTCGCCCTCAGGAGGCAAGGCAGGGCCAGAGGAGGATGAAGAAGGGGTATCATTCCCAGACTTCCAGCCCCAGGATGTCACCCAACATCAGGGATTCCCAGATGAGCTGGCATTCCGCTCTTGCTCAGAAATCCGGAGTGCCTGGCAGGCATTGGAGCAGGGGCAGCTGGCCCGGCCGGGCTTCCCAGAGCCACTGCTGATCCTGGAGGATTCAGATCTGGGTGGAGACAGCGGGAGTGGGAAGGCTGGAGCCCCGAGTTCGGAAAGGACAGCATCCCGAGTGCGAGAGCTGGCCCGGCTTTACAGTGAGCGGATCCAGCAGATGCAGCGGGCGGAGACTCGGGCATCAGCCAATGCCCCCCGCCGCCGGCCTCGGGTTCTGGCCCAACCCCAGCCGTCCCCCTGTCTGCCCCAGGAGCAGGTGGAGCCAG GGCTCCTGCCTGCCTTTGGACACGTGCTGGTGTGTGAGTTGGCCTTCCCGCTGACATGTGCCCAGGAGTCTGTCCCCCTGGGtcctgctgcctgggttcaagctgcCATACCTTTGTCGAAGCAGGGAGGCAGCCCAGATAGCCAGGGTCTACATGTTTCAAATTTGCCTAAGCAAGACCATCCAGGCATCCACGTTTCAGCTGCTATCCTGCCTGAACAAGGAGGTTCCCAGCATGTCCAGGCTCCAGCCGCTACACCTTTGCCCAAGCAGGAATGCCCCCTACACCTCCAGGTGCCAGCTCTTACAACTTTCCCTGATCCAGGCCACCCGGAAACCCAAGTTCCAGCTACCACTCCTTTGCCCCAGCATAGAAGTCACGTGGCTATACCAGCTCCATCCACTGCCTTTTGTCCTGAGCAGGGACACTGTGTGGACATCCACGTTCCCACCACTCCAGCTTTGCCCAAGGAGATTTGTTCTGATTTCACAGTTTCAGCCACCACTCCTGTGCCCAAGCAAGAAGGTCACCTAGACAGCGAGAGCTCAACCAATATCCCACTAACAAAGCAAGGAGGTTCCAGGGATGTTCCAGGCCCAGACCCTGTCTGCAGTCAACCCATCCTGCCTTTGTCTTTGCATGGAAGCAGCCTGGACCCCCAGGGCCCAGGCGACACCCCACCGCCCTTGCCATGTCATCTCCCAGACCTTCAGATTCCAGGCACCTCACCTTTGCCTGCACACGGAAGCCACCTGGACCATCGGATCCCAGCCAACGCCCCACTGTCTCTGTCCCAGGACCTCCCAGACACTCGGGTTCCAGCTACCACACCTTTGCCCCTGCCACAAGGCCTCACAGACATCTGGGTCCAAGCCCTCCCAACTTCACCCAAGCAGGGAAGCCTCCCAGACATCCAGGGTCCAGCGGCTACACCTCCACTTCAGGAGCCAAGCCTTACAGACACACAGGTCCAAAAACTCACACCTTTATTGGAGCAGAAGAGCCTCACAGATGCCCATGATCCAGCTACCACACCTTTACCTGAGAGAGGAGGCTCTCTAGACATTCCGGGCCTCTTACCCGCCCCATTTCAGACCACCATGGTTTTGTCCAACCCAGGAGGCTCCTTAGCCTCTcatgttgccaggttggagtctTCAGACTTGACCCCACCTCATAGTCCCCCACCTTCCAGCCGTCAGCTCCTGGGCCCCAATGCAGCTGCCCTCTCCAGATACCTGGCAGCCTCATATATCAGCCAGAGCCTGGCTCGGCGgcaggggcctgggggaggggcccCCGCAGCCTCCCGGGGCTCCTGGTCCTCCTCTGCTCCCACGTCACGGGCATCTTCACCGcccccccagccccagccaccacctcccccagccaggcGGCTCAGCTATGCCACGACGGTTAATATCCACGTGGGTGGGGGTGGGCGGCTGCGGCCAGCCAAGGCCCAGGTCCGGTTGAACCACCCTGCTCTCTTGGCCTCCACGCAGGAATCTATGGGCCTTCGCAGGGCCCAGGGGGCTCCTGATGCCCGCTTCCATATGTGA
- the PLEKHG2 gene encoding pleckstrin homology domain-containing family G member 2 isoform X8: MPEGAQGLSLSKPSPSLGCGPRGEVCDCGTVCETRTAPAAPTMTSPRGSGSSTSLSTVGSEGDPAPGPTPACSASRPEPLPGPPIRLHLSPVGIPGSAKPSRLERVAREIVETERAYVRDLRSIVEDYLSPLLDGGVLGLSVEQVGTLFANIEDIYEFSSELLEDLENSSSAGGIAECFVQRSEDFDIYTLYCMNYPSSLALLRELSLSPPAALWLQERQAQLRHSLPLQSFLLKPVQRILKYHLLLQELGKHWAEGPGAGGREMVEEAIVSMTAVAWYINDMKRKQEHAARLQEVQRRLGGWTGPELSAFGELVLEGAFRGGGGGGPRLRGGERLLFLFSRMLLVAKRRGLEYTYKGHIFCCNLSVSESPRDPLGFKVSDLTIPKHRHLLQAKNQEEKRLWIHCLQRLFFENHPASIPAKAKQVLLENSLHCAPKSKPVPEPLTPPLGSPRPRDARSFTPGRRNTEPVKDTYVMFPQNAKHGFKHAGSEGELYPSESQPAVSGSGPPEDLEDAGPPTLDPSGTSITEEILELLNQRGLRDPGPSTHDIPKFSGDSQVPGDSDTLTFQALPSRDSSEEEEEEEEEGLEMDERGPSPLHVLEGLESSSAAEMPNIPCLTKIPDVSNLPEIPSRCEIPEGPLLPSLSDISGVFEMPCLPAMPSVPDTPSLSSTPTLPCDSWLQGPLQEPVEAPATRRELFSGSNPGKLGESPSGGKAGPEEDEEGVSFPDFQPQDVTQHQGFPDELAFRSCSEIRSAWQALEQGQLARPGFPEPLLILEDSDLGGDSGSGKAGAPSSERTASRVRELARLYSERIQQMQRAETRASANAPRRRPRVLAQPQPSPCLPQEQVEPGLLPAFGHVLVCELAFPLTCAQESVPLGPAAWVQAAIPLSKQGGSPDSQGLHVSNLPKQDHPGIHVSAAILPEQGGSQHVQAPAATPLPKQECPLHLQVPALTTFPDPGHPETQVPATTPLPQHRSHVAIPAPSTAFCPEQGHCVDIHVPTTPALPKEICSDFTVSATTPVPKQEGHLDSESSTNIPLTKQGGSRDVPGPDPVCSQPILPLSLHGSSLDPQGPGDTPPPLPCHLPDLQIPGTSPLPAHGSHLDHRIPANAPLSLSQDLPDTRVPATTPLPLPQGLTDIWVQALPTSPKQGSLPDIQGPAATPPLQEPSLTDTQVQKLTPLLEQKSLTDAHDPATTPLPERGGSLDIPGLLPAPFQTTMVLSNPGGSLASHVARLESSDLTPPHSPPPSSRQLLGPNAAALSRYLAASYISQSLARRQGPGGGAPAASRGSWSSSAPTSRASSPPPQPQPPPPPARRLSYATTVNIHVGGGGRLRPAKAQVRLNHPALLASTQESMGLRRAQGAPDARFHM; encoded by the exons ATGCCAGAGGGAGCCCAAGGACTGAGCCTCTCCAAACCTAGCCCAAGCCTCGGGTGTGGCCCAAGAGGTGAAGTGTGTGACTGTGGCACCGTGTGTGAAACTCGGACAG CTCCTGCAGCCCCCACCATGACCTCCCCCCGAGGTTCTGGGAGCTCCACATCCCTGAGCACAGTGGGCTCTGAGGGGGATCCAGCCCCGGGACCCACTCCAGCCTGCTCAGCCTCCAGGCCAGAGCCCCTTCCAGGGCCCCCCATCCGCCTACATCTCTCTCCGGTGGGGATCCCAGGTTCAGCCAAACCCTCAAGGCTGGAGCGTGTGGCCCGGGAGATCGTGGAGACAGAGCGGGCCTATGTCAGAGACCTCCGCAGCATTGTGGAA GACTACCTGAGCCCTCTGCTGGACGGCGGGGTCCTAGGGCTGAGCGTGGAGCAGGTGGGCACGCTGTTTGCCAACATTGAGGACATCTACGAGTTCAGCAG CGAGCTCCTGGAGGACTTGGAGAACAGCAGCAGCGCCGGGGGCATTGCCGAGTGCTTCGTGCAGAGG AGCGAGGATTTTGACATCTACACATTGTACTGCATGAACTACCCGAG CTCCCTGGCCCTGCTCCGGGAGCTGTCGTTGTCTCCACCAGCAGCGCTGTGGCTGCAGGAGCGCCAGGCCCAGCTTCGCCACTCACTGCCCCTGCAGAGCTTCCTGCTGAAACCTGTCCAGCGCATCCTCAAGTACCATCTGCTGCTGCAG GAACTAGGGAAGCACTGGGCGGAGGGCCCAGGCGCTGGGGGCCGAGAGATGGTGGAGGAAGCTATTGTGTCCATGACAGCGGTTGCCTGGTACATCAACGACATGAAGCGCAAGCAGGAGCATGCAGCGCGCCTCCAG GAAGTGCAGCGGCGGCTGGGTGGCTGGACTGGCCCGGAGCTCAGTGCTTTTGGGGAGCTGGTGCTGGAGGGCGCGTTCCGAGGAGGTGGAGGGGGCGGCCCCCGGTTACGAGGGGGTGAGCGGCTGCTCTTCCTGTTCTCTCGGATGCTCCTGGTGGCCAAGCGCAGGGGGCTGGAGTACACCTACAAAGGCCACATCTTC tGCTGCAACCTGAGCGTGAGCGAGAGTCCCCGAGACCCTCTAGGGTTCAAGGTGTCTGATCTGACCATTCCCAAGCACAGACACCTGCTGCAG GCCAAGAACCAAGAAGAGAAGAGGCTGTGGATTCACTGTCTCCAGCGCCTCTTCTTTGAGAACCACCCCGCCTCCATCCCTGCCAAG GCAAAGCAAGTTCTCCTTGAAAACAGCCTGCATT GTGCCCCCAAAAGTAAGCCTGTCCCAGAGCCCCTGACACCCCCACTTGGGTCTCCTCGACCTCGAGATGCTAGAAGTTTTACCCCTGGGCGAAGGAACACAG AGCCGGTGAAGGACACTTATGTCATGTTCCCACAGAACG CTAAGCATGGATTCAAG CATGCTGGCAGTGAAGGTGAACTCTACCCCTCAGAATCTCAGCCAGCAGTTTCAGGCTCTGGACCGCCTGAGGACCTAGAGGATGCTGGACCTCCAACACTGGACCCCTCTGGGACCTCAATCACTGAAGAAATCCTGGAACTGCTGAATCAGCGAGGCCTTCGAGATCCAGGG CCATCCACACATGACATTCCCAAGTTTTCCGGAGACTCCCAGGTGCCTGGCGACAGCGACACCCTCACATTCCAAGCCCTGCCCAGCCGGGACTCttctgaagaggaggaggaggaggaggaggaaggactgGAGATGGATGAACGGGGGCCTTCCCCACTCCATGTCCTGGAGGGGCTTGAAAGTTCCAGTGCAGCTGAAATGCCCAACATTCCCTGCCTTACCAAAATTCCTGACGTGTCCAACCTTCCTGAAATTCCCAGCCGCTGTGAAATTCCCGAAGGTCCCCTCCTTCCTAGTCTCTCTGACATTTCTGGTGTTTTTGAGATGCCCTGCCTTCCAGCCATGCCTAGTGTCCCCGACACCCCCAGTCTTTCTAGCACTCCCACCCTCCCCTGTGACTCCTGGCTCCAGGGGCCTCTGCAGGAACCAGTTGAGGCTCCAGCCACCAGGAGAGAACTGTTCTCTGGAAGCAATCCTGGGAAACTGGGAGAGTCGCCCTCAGGAGGCAAGGCAGGGCCAGAGGAGGATGAAGAAGGGGTATCATTCCCAGACTTCCAGCCCCAGGATGTCACCCAACATCAGGGATTCCCAGATGAGCTGGCATTCCGCTCTTGCTCAGAAATCCGGAGTGCCTGGCAGGCATTGGAGCAGGGGCAGCTGGCCCGGCCGGGCTTCCCAGAGCCACTGCTGATCCTGGAGGATTCAGATCTGGGTGGAGACAGCGGGAGTGGGAAGGCTGGAGCCCCGAGTTCGGAAAGGACAGCATCCCGAGTGCGAGAGCTGGCCCGGCTTTACAGTGAGCGGATCCAGCAGATGCAGCGGGCGGAGACTCGGGCATCAGCCAATGCCCCCCGCCGCCGGCCTCGGGTTCTGGCCCAACCCCAGCCGTCCCCCTGTCTGCCCCAGGAGCAGGTGGAGCCAG GGCTCCTGCCTGCCTTTGGACACGTGCTGGTGTGTGAGTTGGCCTTCCCGCTGACATGTGCCCAGGAGTCTGTCCCCCTGGGtcctgctgcctgggttcaagctgcCATACCTTTGTCGAAGCAGGGAGGCAGCCCAGATAGCCAGGGTCTACATGTTTCAAATTTGCCTAAGCAAGACCATCCAGGCATCCACGTTTCAGCTGCTATCCTGCCTGAACAAGGAGGTTCCCAGCATGTCCAGGCTCCAGCCGCTACACCTTTGCCCAAGCAGGAATGCCCCCTACACCTCCAGGTGCCAGCTCTTACAACTTTCCCTGATCCAGGCCACCCGGAAACCCAAGTTCCAGCTACCACTCCTTTGCCCCAGCATAGAAGTCACGTGGCTATACCAGCTCCATCCACTGCCTTTTGTCCTGAGCAGGGACACTGTGTGGACATCCACGTTCCCACCACTCCAGCTTTGCCCAAGGAGATTTGTTCTGATTTCACAGTTTCAGCCACCACTCCTGTGCCCAAGCAAGAAGGTCACCTAGACAGCGAGAGCTCAACCAATATCCCACTAACAAAGCAAGGAGGTTCCAGGGATGTTCCAGGCCCAGACCCTGTCTGCAGTCAACCCATCCTGCCTTTGTCTTTGCATGGAAGCAGCCTGGACCCCCAGGGCCCAGGCGACACCCCACCGCCCTTGCCATGTCATCTCCCAGACCTTCAGATTCCAGGCACCTCACCTTTGCCTGCACACGGAAGCCACCTGGACCATCGGATCCCAGCCAACGCCCCACTGTCTCTGTCCCAGGACCTCCCAGACACTCGGGTTCCAGCTACCACACCTTTGCCCCTGCCACAAGGCCTCACAGACATCTGGGTCCAAGCCCTCCCAACTTCACCCAAGCAGGGAAGCCTCCCAGACATCCAGGGTCCAGCGGCTACACCTCCACTTCAGGAGCCAAGCCTTACAGACACACAGGTCCAAAAACTCACACCTTTATTGGAGCAGAAGAGCCTCACAGATGCCCATGATCCAGCTACCACACCTTTACCTGAGAGAGGAGGCTCTCTAGACATTCCGGGCCTCTTACCCGCCCCATTTCAGACCACCATGGTTTTGTCCAACCCAGGAGGCTCCTTAGCCTCTcatgttgccaggttggagtctTCAGACTTGACCCCACCTCATAGTCCCCCACCTTCCAGCCGTCAGCTCCTGGGCCCCAATGCAGCTGCCCTCTCCAGATACCTGGCAGCCTCATATATCAGCCAGAGCCTGGCTCGGCGgcaggggcctgggggaggggcccCCGCAGCCTCCCGGGGCTCCTGGTCCTCCTCTGCTCCCACGTCACGGGCATCTTCACCGcccccccagccccagccaccacctcccccagccaggcGGCTCAGCTATGCCACGACGGTTAATATCCACGTGGGTGGGGGTGGGCGGCTGCGGCCAGCCAAGGCCCAGGTCCGGTTGAACCACCCTGCTCTCTTGGCCTCCACGCAGGAATCTATGGGCCTTCGCAGGGCCCAGGGGGCTCCTGATGCCCGCTTCCATATGTGA